A stretch of DNA from Arachis hypogaea cultivar Tifrunner chromosome 19, arahy.Tifrunner.gnm2.J5K5, whole genome shotgun sequence:
actcctaattatactctaacagaTTGAAAGTTGCCCTGCTGCCCCTACCGGCAGCTGACAATACTCTAACAGATCGAAAGTTGCACCCCTACCGGCAGCTGGCAAGGAACAGAGAAAACTGGATTCTGAGAAAGAGAGATTACCTACAAGTTAATACCACACACAACACTTTAAACATTTTAGGGTGTGTGTGGTTGGAGGAATTATAAATAATTCCTAGAAATTTTCAGATGAGAATATCATATTCTCATATTtggttcaaagtttgaaaaaCTATTCCTAAACAAGTTTGATTCTAGGGAATCAAAATACCATCATTTCAATTCCCACCTTTCCCTTGGATATCTTAAATTCCCATAGAAATGAAATCTTTATAACAATATAATACTTGAACCACACATGCCCTTAGCGTCAATAGCTTACCTACTTGTTTAACCACACTGAGCACTCCCTTCTCATTTCTCACCATTTTCAGCTGCCCATTACCGTAATTTGATATCTATATCAAGACCTATTTTAGTCATTTGAAGCCTCACTCTACGGCAATTAGAAACCTAGAACCTATACGTACATAGAACGCTCAAGTTTCAGCTACTTACAGCGGCACACGTGAAGCGTTTcacatattttatatgtatatatcataagtctatttaatttataaactaaAATCATTTATTAAAgttaactattaatataaaatacataataaaatataaaatatatatttaaaataaattaaataatatatttatatataaatatataataataattaaatttaataacagattttaatttaaacataaaataattgatatatatataagcattttaaaattttaattattatatataattagttAAAAGTTCAATACGGCTTCTTTCCCCCACGTTTTCTAAATGTATTTCTAATTTTTAACTTTAGAGAATAAAATACTATTTTCGGTATTTTGTTTTTGATCCGTTCTAATCAAGCAGCACCCTTTACTTGACTAaagtatattaataaattatatatgagaATAAtggttaataaaattataattcaattgtttaaattaaatataaacaaaaatatttaatcatTGGTAACTTGAAGCGTAAACAAATACGTATTAGGAAATTTGATTAAGTTTTATCTTTTCAGTTTTAGCTTCACTCAAAGTAAGAATAACAAAATTATAAGTAATTATTAATACAATGAGTCCTCCTATATAtatgaacaattttttttataactaagtttaattaaattatttaaataatttattggcCAAACAAAAATTATTCACATAAATTTGCGAATGAATTACACActtcaatttcatgttttttaattttttttctttagtgcTTTTTTTTCCGTGCAATTACACAAAACTAACTCTATCAGCTGCCTAACTCTAACAATAATGTCTAACTTGTTGTATTTACTAACAGCACTAACTAACTTTATTTTGCTGACTTAACTCTATCATGACCCCTGCTAATTGGCCTCTCTACTATTGCTTTAGGCTTGTTGACTGATTTGCTAGCATTCTATCATGACCCTTGCTAATTGGCCGCTTTACTACTGCTTCGGGCTTGCTGACCAAGTTTGCTAACATTCTAtcatgaaccctcctatccaacCTGTCTAGTTTTGCTTCTGACCCTCCTTTATAACCACCATTCCTTTCTGAATTTCCAGGGTGCTCCCTGAATGCCCTCTCCCTTGACTCTTCTTGATTGAGCCCAGTAATATTAAGCTTCTTCAAGTCTTCCACCATAATCTTAGACCTGAATTCCAGAAATGCAGCACTTAGCAAAGGTTTTGTCAACACATCAGCTAGTTGTACTGTACCAGGGACATGACTGACTTGAACTATCTTTTTAGACACATAATCTCGGACAAAATGCAAGTCAAATTCAAAGTGCTTAGACTTTGAGTGCAGAATCGGATTTACAGCAAGCAATACAACACTTAGATTATCACAGAACATTGAAAGAGGTGTTGAGAGTTTGGCACGAAGCTCAATCATGAGATTCTTGATCCAGATCAGTTCAGCAATAAGATCAGCCATAGCTCTGTGCTCAGCTTCGGTGTTGGATCTTGCAACAGCACCTTACTTCTTTGAACTCCACGAGATCAAATTGTCTCCAAGAAAAACACAGAAGCCTCCAGTGGATTTTCTGTCATCCGGATCTCCTCCCCAATCAGAGTCAATGTAGGCTCTAATGTTGTGGACAGTGGTTTTGTGCAAGTGTAGACCAAAGCTTGCTGTACCACTTACATACATGAGCATCCTTTTCACTAGCTTCCAGTGCTCATCTAAGGGTGTTTGCATGAATTGAGACACCTTGCCAACATCATAGGCTAATTCTGGTCGAGTGATAGTTAGGTACTGCAGGCTGCCCACTACTGAAAAAGGTAAAGGTGTTTGACATGGTTTGCAATTTTCTATTTCAGCCTTCTTGAGTATGTTTTTGACATACTTCTCTTGTGATAGTATTAGACCACCCGCAACTGTTTTAGTGACTTGAATACTAAGAAAGTAATGTAGTTCACCCATGTCCTTCAGTGCAAACTGATTGTTAAGCTGCTGAATTACTTGAGAAACTACTTTGTCAAAGTTTCCTGTGATGAGTATATCATCTACATATACCAATACAAACACCACTGAGTTATGCCTAAATCTAATGAAGACAGAAACATAAGACTTTGTGGCAAGAAATCCCAAGTGTTGCAAGGCTGTGGAGAGCTTGTGATACCAGGCCCTTAGTGCCTACTTTAAGCCATAGAGAGCCTTTGTGAGTTTGCATACTAAGCTTCCATCACCAACTTCATAACCTCTTGGCTGTTTCATATAGACATACTCAGCCACGTCACCATGCTGGAAAGCATTATTTACATCAAGTTGCTTGATTTTTCAGCTCTTGGACAGGGCCAGCGTGAGCACAATTCTAATTGAGGTAGGTTTTATCACAAGGATGTAAGTCTCAGTGAAGTCAAAGCCAGGCCTTTGTGAAAAGTCCTGGGCTACCAATCGAGCTTTATATTTTTGTAGGGAGCCATCTGCATTGTACTTGGCTCGAAACACCCATCTACTCTCAATAGCTTCTCTTCCTTCAGGTAAAGGAACTAACTTCCATGTATGATTCTGCATTAGAGCACTATATTCTGCATCCATATCAGCCTTCCAGGTTGGGTGAGATAAGGCATCTTTCACTGTTTGGGTTCAATACCAGCTGAGAAAACTTTGAGTTTGAACACCCCATTCTTGCTTCTTGTGATCATTGGGTGAGTATTTAGAGCAATGGTTTGAGGATCTGGCTGATTGTCCATAAGTGGAAGGACAAATTCTAGGTCGGAAATAGGAATTAGAATTGGTATGTTAGAGGGGGCTGAGGGTGTAGGGAAGTTAGAGGCAGAGTTACTGAGAGCAAGAACATTGGCTAAGGTGTGATTGATGAGAGAGTCTAAGTGAGGTGAGCTAGAGATAGAGGGTGTTACTAATGAAACTTATGTCGGTGAAGAATGTGAGGATGGTTGAGGCTACACAGATGCTGGTGTTTGTGATTGATCAAGTTGGTTTGAGGTGTTTATCAGGGAAGGTTATTGTGGGAGTTGGGTTGGATGTCTCCTGAGAAGTGGAATGGTTGGAGATAGGTGACATGAGATTGAGTTGTGTCTGGGGAAGGTGAGGCTATGAAGGttcctgtaacaccctaccacactaagctttacgcttaagccgtaaaacagaggtggtgtggtattacgacctctaaaatagaatgagtacatataatagcagaagatttataatatgctaggagccttgaagaaaagaggaaacaaaaatcgcgaaataaaagcgcaacgctcaaggtaTGAGTTAACTTACGTGATAAGAAAATCATAATtattaaacataagataacagaagtaggaatagagtgccaaagaaacaaaataacaatctcctaactcagcctgcgaagtcaagactggccggagaatatttacatatatatacatacatatccaaaacccaaaaatacatatacacaatcctgcctctctataaacctctaagaggataaaaaagaacaagttatgcggagagaaagccaagtacatatatatatatatatatatatatatatatatatatatatatatatatatatttatatacatcatagcataacaaaataacccaaTAACCACTCCGctttaagagtccagacgcctaacgagatgcctctcgacctgcatctgaaaaataacaacatagtatgaaatgagaaccgggggttctcagtttggtaaaggtgccacacacataatatataaggtcctgggaatgccagaggcaatcctagaacgccgacactcagattatagagcttaaagtattaaacagaagccataaaaggttgtttcctaaaaatatttaatcctaacttaacttaaccttaaatctaagtcctatactgtcattcctccatacctccaactccatcatgcattttcacagataaatagacagataaaggcaaacacaagaaggttacaactactgtaggtaacaaatacacatttagcatggcaaatacagataggcacacccaattagagcacaagcaagtaattcaagtaatatgcatatgatgcatgcctgtcctatggctgatgaggctcatctgtcggttatccagccaacccgacaagtctgaattgtccttagactgtcccccgacgtgcatccccaagagtctatgcatagctttttctcatatagtcaatattgctcaatgggggtaacattcccgggaatttatatagtgcccggtc
This window harbors:
- the LOC112778889 gene encoding uncharacterized mitochondrial protein AtMg00810-like; protein product: MDAEYSALMQNHTWKLVPLPEGREAIESRWVFRAKYNADGSLQKYKARLVAQDFSQRPGFDFTETYILHGDVAEYVYMKQPRGYEVGDGSLVCKLTKALYGLKFRHNSVVFVLVYVDDILITGNFDKVVSQVIQQLNNQFALKDMGELHYFLSIQVTKTVAGGLILSQEKYVKNILKKAEIENCKPCQTPLPFSVVGSLQYLTITRPELAYDVGKVSQFMQTPLDEHWKLVKRMLMYVSGTASFGLHLHKTTVHNIRAYIDSDWGGDPDDRKSTGGFCVFLGDNLISWSSKK